One Spodoptera frugiperda isolate SF20-4 chromosome 10, AGI-APGP_CSIRO_Sfru_2.0, whole genome shotgun sequence genomic region harbors:
- the LOC126911098 gene encoding uncharacterized protein LOC126911098 — protein sequence MRLYVMASSLTEEERAGELSSPAVVVAESLNGSDTRGEALDSSSKSHTRVPSWKASDSESDSSSVFAASVSSQRQTRAAFKRPRTEEGRGLSSSSNAQEAPAPPKIPTAARGGGRGKGKRLAVSARPKPAEHPAAEGDALISAVHSDSSVMEVVDAEGLKGERGSETLRQAVREGLRQIAGKKSQPAGAAQLKSVEAEIMAAAFDICRVPSAGKVHRELAEMRRELTRLSASNAALEAELRATKAELAVCRGRQPQPPAEPDLVELLRREMAAFQQRFNVLESKLLRPPLTASSSATSRSYAAVAARPSTSSSRTGRSTQPVARPRAAPPTRAPAPPVVQAPAGGQAVNASTGRKRGRRAQRLSKLPQSQASPPCRQVVTGK from the exons ATGAGGTTATATGTAATGGCTTCATCTTTAACTG aggaggagagggcaggtgagctaAGCTCGCCTGCAGTTGTTGTGGCAGAGAGCCTTAATGGCTCTGACacccgtggggaggcgctggatTCGTCCagcaagtcccacacacgggtCCCAAGCTGGAAGGcgtcggactcggagtccgactcctcATCAGTGTTTGCTGCGAGCGTGAGCTCACAACGACAGACAAGGGCGGCTTTCAAGCGCCCCAGGACGGAGGAGGGTCGGGGATTGTCCTCGTCCTCCAACGCGCAGGAGGCCCCGGCCCCCCCTAAAATCCCCACGGCCGCGCGGGGTGGAGGCAGGGGGAAGGGCAAGAGGTTGGCAGTTTCTGCCCGGCCCAAGCCAGCTGAGCATCCTGCCGCAGAGGGTGACGCCCTGATTAGTGCCGTCCACTCGGACTCCTCCGTGATGGAGGTTGTGGACGCCGAGGGCTTGAAAGGTGAGCGTGGCTCCGAGACCCTTCGGCAAGCTGTCAGGGAGGGGCTCCGCCAGATAGCAGGGAAGAAGTCCCAGCCCGCCGGAGCCGCTCAGCTGAAGTCGGTGGAGGCCGAAATTATGGCGGCGGCCTTTGACATATGTAGGGTTCCCTCGGCGGGAAAAGTGCACCGGGAGCTGGCCGAAATGCGGCGGGAGCTGACGCGCTTGTCTGCCTCCAATGCGGCGCTGGAGGCCGAGCTCCGGGCCACTAAGGCTGAGCTTGCCGTTTGCCGAGGACGTCAACCTCAACCTCCGGCGGAGCCTGATTTGGTGGAGCTACTGcgcagggagatggctgctttccagcAACGTTTTAATGTGCTGGAAAGCAAACTCCTTCGTCCCCCGCTAACGGCCTCGAGCTCAGCAACCTCGAGGTCATACGCGGCTGTTGCGGCCAGGCCATCGACCTCCTCTAGTCGGACTGGCCGCAGTACTCAACCGGTGGCAAGGCCACGAGCGGCTCCTCCAACAAGAGCCCCAGCTCCCCCAGTGGTGCAGGCTCCGGCTGGCGGGCAGGCGGTAAATGCGTCTACTGGACGCAAAAGAGGGAGGAGGGCGCAGCGGCTCAGCAAGCTGCCCCAGTCACAGGCGAGCCCACCCTGCCGGCAAGTGGTGACTGGCAAGTAG